A section of the Paramisgurnus dabryanus chromosome 4, PD_genome_1.1, whole genome shotgun sequence genome encodes:
- the LOC135735781 gene encoding lecithin retinol acyltransferase isoform X1: MLDSLALLLEKTFLLAHFNFFTTALFKKERCVMRRQESVSFRRGDLLEVPRTLFTHFGIYLGDNKVAHLMPDILPVLTRNTSHIQKVVTNKRLLLGVIYKNASIRVDTVEDFAYGSDILLNTMDATMRKQPLAGEEVARRAEKLIGHIPYSLLWNNCEHFVTYCRYDSAVSVQTDKFCECLKSVIRDQRSVLLTTVIGMLSMFLYGIAPCTALPTFIVPFTLWMAG; this comes from the exons ATGTTAGATTCCCTTGCTTTACTGTTGGAGAAAACCTTTCTTCTGgcacattttaacttttttaccACAGcactatttaaaaaagaaagatgCGTAATGCGTCGACAGGAGAGCGTGTCTTTCCGACGCGGGGATCTATTGGAGGTTCCCCGTACTTTGTTTACTCATTTCGGCATATACCTCGGAGACAACAAAGTCGCACACCTCATGCCTGACATACTACCGGTTCTGACGAGGAATACATCTCATATTCAGAAAGTAGTGACGAACAAGAGGTTGCTTCTCGGTGTGATATACAAAAATGCATCGATACGCGTCGACACGGTGGAGGATTTCGCATACGGATCGGATATTTTACTCAACACGATGGATGCTACAATGAGAAAACAGCCGCTGGCTGGCGAGGAGGTGGCAAGAAGAGCCGAAAAACTTATCGGTCATATTCCATACAGTCTACTTTGGAATAACTGCGAACATTTCGTCACATATTGCCGCTATGATTCAGCAGTCAGCGTACAAACAGACAAG TTCTGCGAATGTTTAAAATCAGTGATCCGGGATCAGAGGAGCGTTCTCCTGACCACTGTCATCGGAATGCTTTCCATGTTTTTATATGGAATAGCGCCGTGCACCGCACTTCCAACCTTTATCGTTCCTTTCACTTTGTGGATGGCTGGATAA
- the lratb.2 gene encoding lecithin retinol acyltransferase b, tandem duplicate 2 gives MFPLNFLSLFSIAVTTDHDEKKTKKQQQQQVVKYDISCFKRGDLLEVPRTLFTHFGIYLGNNRVAHLIPDILPAFTRDNKALEKMVTNNRLILGVIAKRASVRVDSVEDFAYGAEILVNHMDRVCSRPPLEGEEVARRAEKLWGSIDYSLLWYNCEHYVMYCRYGTNISFQTCQFCKAVRKIVCSKTASLISLLMCCFIMLYLEALSIFGILPTIFIPFTIWMAS, from the exons ATGTTCCCTCTGAATTTTCTCAGCTTGTTTTCCATTGCTGTGACCACAGACCATGATGAGAAGAAGACGAagaagcagcagcagcagcaggtGGTCAAATATGACATCTCGTGCTTCAAAAGAGGGGATTTGCTAGAGGTTCCTAGAACCCTCTTTACTCATTTTGGAATATATCTGGGGAACAATCGCGTCGCTCACCTCATACCTGATATCCTGCCTGCCTTTACCAGGGACAACAAAGCCCTGGAGAAAATGGTCACAAATAACCGGTTGATTTTGGGCGTAATAGCCAAAAGGGCGAGCGTCCGGGTGGACTCGGTGGAGGACTTTGCGTATGGAGCAGAGATTTTAGTTAACCACATGGACAGGGTGTGCAGCCGACCACCGCTTGAAGGCGAAGAAGTGGCTAGGAGGGCTGAGAAGTTGTGGGGATCGATAGACTACAGTCTGCTGTGGTACAATTGCGAGCATTATGTTATGTACTGCAGATACGGCACCAACATTAGTTTCCAGACCTGCCAG TTCTGCAAAGCAGTGCGCAAGATTGTATGCAGCAAGACGGCATCTCTCATAAGCCTATTGATGTGCTGCTTCATTATGTTATATCTGGAGGCCTTGTCCATATTTGGTATTTTACCCACAATCTTCATTCCCTTTACCATTTGGATGGCATCCTGA
- the LOC135735781 gene encoding lecithin retinol acyltransferase isoform X2, whose product MRRQESVSFRRGDLLEVPRTLFTHFGIYLGDNKVAHLMPDILPVLTRNTSHIQKVVTNKRLLLGVIYKNASIRVDTVEDFAYGSDILLNTMDATMRKQPLAGEEVARRAEKLIGHIPYSLLWNNCEHFVTYCRYDSAVSVQTDKFCECLKSVIRDQRSVLLTTVIGMLSMFLYGIAPCTALPTFIVPFTLWMAG is encoded by the exons ATGCGTCGACAGGAGAGCGTGTCTTTCCGACGCGGGGATCTATTGGAGGTTCCCCGTACTTTGTTTACTCATTTCGGCATATACCTCGGAGACAACAAAGTCGCACACCTCATGCCTGACATACTACCGGTTCTGACGAGGAATACATCTCATATTCAGAAAGTAGTGACGAACAAGAGGTTGCTTCTCGGTGTGATATACAAAAATGCATCGATACGCGTCGACACGGTGGAGGATTTCGCATACGGATCGGATATTTTACTCAACACGATGGATGCTACAATGAGAAAACAGCCGCTGGCTGGCGAGGAGGTGGCAAGAAGAGCCGAAAAACTTATCGGTCATATTCCATACAGTCTACTTTGGAATAACTGCGAACATTTCGTCACATATTGCCGCTATGATTCAGCAGTCAGCGTACAAACAGACAAG TTCTGCGAATGTTTAAAATCAGTGATCCGGGATCAGAGGAGCGTTCTCCTGACCACTGTCATCGGAATGCTTTCCATGTTTTTATATGGAATAGCGCCGTGCACCGCACTTCCAACCTTTATCGTTCCTTTCACTTTGTGGATGGCTGGATAA